TAGATCTTCCATGTGTCGGCCGCGGCCAACACTTTCGTCGAACTTGAAAGTGAGTTTAGGCACGGTACGAAGACTCGAACCTTTAGCGACCTCAGTTCGTAAAAAACCAGCCGCTTTGTCTAAGACGCGGGTAACATCGGTAGCCGCCTCAGCGCTTTCAACACCTAGCTTGGTGTAATACACCTTGGCGTAGCGTAGATCGCGACTAACGTCGACCGCAGTAATGTTCACAAACTCTGCACGCGGATCACGAACGCTATGCAACAGGAGCTTTGCAAGCTCCTGTTGAAGGTAATCGGCGACGCGCTCTGTGCGACTGAATTCTTGTGGCAAACCGTTACCTACTTACCTACAAAGAGCGAGCAACTTCATTAACGTCAAATACTTCGATGAGATCACCCACCTTGACGTCCGTGTAGTTCTTCACACCGATACCGCATTCCGTACCATTACGCACCTCGTTCGCATCGTCTTTGAAGCGGCGCAACGACTCTAGCTCACCCTCGTAAATCACAATGCTGTCACGCAATACGCGAATAGGCTTGGAACGGAAAACCGTTCCCTCGGTCACCATACAACCGGCGATTAACCCAAACTTTGGCGATCGGAATACGTCACGCACTTCGGCAATACCCACGATTTCTTCGCGAAGCTCAGGCGAAAGCATGCCTGAGAGCGCAGCCTTAACGTCATCGATAATGTCGTAAATAACGTTGTAGTAACGAACTTCGACACCCTCATTCTCCGCCATACTCCGAGCCTTCGTATCGGCGCGTGTATTAAAGCCAAAAATCACCGCGTTACTGGTCATCGCGAGCGAAACATCTGTCTCGGTAATACCGCCGACGCCGCCGGCAACCACATTGACCTTGACCTCGTCGTTGCCCAGGTCAGAAAGCGACGATTGGAGTGCCTCCAACGAGCCGCGAACATCAGCCTTAATAACGACATTCAGGGTTTGAACCTCTCCAGCCGTCATCGTTTCAAACATGGAGTCCAATTTGGCCGCCTGCTGCCGCGCTATTTTGCTAGAACGCTGCTTTTCTTGTCGGAAATCGGCAATTTCACGAGCGCGCTTTTCGCTCTCAACGGCTACAAAGGGATCACCCGCATCGGGCGTGCCATCGAGGCCCAAAATCTCCACAGGAATACTCGGGCCAGCCACTTTTATTGGCTGCCCGTTCTCATCGAGCATGGCTCTGACGCGACCGTACTGAAGTCCTGCTAAGACAATATCGCCCTGGTTGAGCGTGCCCTGCTGAACTAATAACGAGGCCACGGGACCACGACCGCGATCCAGACGTGACTCAATTACAAGTCCGTTTGCGGGAACATCTGCCGGGGCTTTCAGCTCAAGCAACTCTGACTGCAGCAGCAAAGCTTCAAGCAGCGTATCAATACCCTCGCCTGTGTGCGCAGAGACAGGAATGAACTGCGTATCGCCACCCCAATCTTCAGGAATCACTTCCTTGGCGGACAACTCATTTTTGACGCGATCTGGATCGGCGCCCTCTTTATCCATTTTGTTGATCGCAACGACCAATGGCACACCGGCAGCCCGAGCGTGCTGAACTGCTTCTTCGGTCTGCGGCATGACTCCGTCATCTGCCGCAACGACCAAAACCACAATATCGGTCGACTTTGCACCGCGAGCACGCATGGCGGTAAACGCCGCGTGACCCGGTGTATCGAGGAAGGTGATCATCCCCATATCAGTCTTCACGTGGTAAGCACCAATGTGCTGGGTAATACCGCCCGCCTCGCCCACGGCAACACGTGAGCTTCTGATGTAATCCAAAAGTGACGTCTTACCGTGGTCGACGTGACCCATCACGGTAACCACGGGCGCACGCAACTCTGGCGTACCCTCATGATTCGCCATGGTCTCTTCAAGCCGCTCTTCCAGCTCATCGTCTGACTTTAGCTTGATCCTATGGCCTAACTCCTCAACCACAAGGCTCGCTGTATCCTGATCGACCATTTGGTTGATGGTTGCCATGACACCAAGCTTCATGAGCTCCTTGATAACAACACCGGCTTTCACCGCCATCTGTTGCGAGAGATCGCCCACGCTGATGTTTTCTGGGAGCTCAACGTCGTAAACAATTTTCTCGGTTGGCTGCTCAAACGCATGCTGATTTTGGTCGTCACCCGAACGTCTGCGCTTTCCGCCGCGCCCGCGACCTCTTCCAGACTCGGCCGCCTCAATATCACTGAGCGACAAATTATGGCCACGCTGCTTACCACGGGCACCCGACATATTTGACCGGTCAAGTCGTCCCCGACCAGGCTTGCCACGGCGGCTATCGTCGTTATCACGTCCACCGGCGGGCTTGGGTGCGTCATGAAGCCGCTTAGGCCGCTTATCCCCCTGCGTTGCAGCTACCTTCTCAGCCGTGGCGGCCTTTTGTGCTGCTTCTTGCTCGGCCTTCTTACGCTCTTCATCAGCCTTGCGCGTAGCAACCGCCTCGTCCATTTTGCGTTGCCGCTCTTCTTCCTCGGCACGCCTACGGGCTGCAGCACGCTGGCGAAGAACTTCAGGGTCAAGATTACGAGGGTCTTCCTCTGGCTCGGGTTCGGGTTGAACCTCCACCTCGGGTGCGGCTGCCACTTCCTCAACAACCGGCTCCTCTACAATGGGCTCCGGATCTGGCGTGGGCTCTTCAACCACTGGCGAGATAGGTTCTGGCGTCGCCGTCACTTCGGCGTCGGCAACCGCGTCTGACTCAACTGACTCAAGCTCAGCTGTCTCTTCAATTTCTGGCCGCTTCACGTAAGTGCGCTTTTTGCGCACTTCGACGTTAACTGTCCGCTTACCGGAGCTTCCACCTGTCTTGAGCGTGCTAA
The Candidatus Paraluminiphilus aquimaris genome window above contains:
- the infB gene encoding translation initiation factor IF-2, encoding MAEVTVEQLAKTVGTDAAKLLSQMKDAGLPHKKADETVSDDDKRTLLSHLKRSHGSDEEAPRKITLKRKSVSTLKTGGSSGKRTVNVEVRKKRTYVKRPEIEETAELESVESDAVADAEVTATPEPISPVVEEPTPDPEPIVEEPVVEEVAAAPEVEVQPEPEPEEDPRNLDPEVLRQRAAARRRAEEEERQRKMDEAVATRKADEERKKAEQEAAQKAATAEKVAATQGDKRPKRLHDAPKPAGGRDNDDSRRGKPGRGRLDRSNMSGARGKQRGHNLSLSDIEAAESGRGRGRGGKRRRSGDDQNQHAFEQPTEKIVYDVELPENISVGDLSQQMAVKAGVVIKELMKLGVMATINQMVDQDTASLVVEELGHRIKLKSDDELEERLEETMANHEGTPELRAPVVTVMGHVDHGKTSLLDYIRSSRVAVGEAGGITQHIGAYHVKTDMGMITFLDTPGHAAFTAMRARGAKSTDIVVLVVAADDGVMPQTEEAVQHARAAGVPLVVAINKMDKEGADPDRVKNELSAKEVIPEDWGGDTQFIPVSAHTGEGIDTLLEALLLQSELLELKAPADVPANGLVIESRLDRGRGPVASLLVQQGTLNQGDIVLAGLQYGRVRAMLDENGQPIKVAGPSIPVEILGLDGTPDAGDPFVAVESEKRAREIADFRQEKQRSSKIARQQAAKLDSMFETMTAGEVQTLNVVIKADVRGSLEALQSSLSDLGNDEVKVNVVAGGVGGITETDVSLAMTSNAVIFGFNTRADTKARSMAENEGVEVRYYNVIYDIIDDVKAALSGMLSPELREEIVGIAEVRDVFRSPKFGLIAGCMVTEGTVFRSKPIRVLRDSIVIYEGELESLRRFKDDANEVRNGTECGIGVKNYTDVKVGDLIEVFDVNEVARSL
- the rbfA gene encoding 30S ribosome-binding factor RbfA yields the protein MPQEFSRTERVADYLQQELAKLLLHSVRDPRAEFVNITAVDVSRDLRYAKVYYTKLGVESAEAATDVTRVLDKAAGFLRTEVAKGSSLRTVPKLTFKFDESVGRGRHMEDLLGRARASDALRGNEAEADDS